The genomic DNA ACAATATTTGATATTGCAATCATTAATAATACAATGAATATATTAACTAATATATTTTTATATAGAAAAATTAAATTATTATTTTTTTTATATTCAATAATTGAATTTATAATACCAATATTTACAATCCATATCCATATAGTACCTCCTAAAGTTCCTGTGTATTCATACCATTGAATCCATTCTATTCGATTAGAAAATCCATTTCCTAAATTAAGCCATGGCCAAGATAATTCCCATTCTAAATGCATTTTTTCAAATAAGATCCAAAAACATATTAAAAATATATATCCTATTTTTGGTATTTTTACATATTTTTTAAATAATGAATAAATAGTAAAAATAAAAGACATGATTGTAGAATTTATCATAATAGGAATTATATATGCTTCTAAAGCAAAACTCCCATCAGATCTTTTCGCATAAGATAACCACCATGTGGAAATAGAATTCCAAATTAAAAAAGAAATAAAAGATAAAAAAAATATATAGAAAAAATTTTTTTTTGAAAAATATTCTTCTATATATAATAAAGGGACAAATGCAACAAATAGATAAATTGGATTACCATCAGTAGGCCAACCTATACTTAATAAAAATCCAGAAAATACACTATATAAAAAATATTGAGTTTTTTTTATTTTAATTCTATTATAAATGGAGTTGGCGGGATTCGAACCCGCGTCCAAACAAGTAAAATAAAAGCTTTCTACATATTTATCCAAAAAAAAGTTTCAATTTATATTCAGTTTTTGGATTCCAAAATATAAATCTATTATTCAAATAATAAATATTAGAAAATTTTAGAATAATTAATTTCCTAATTTCCTTATTCTATTAAGTATCTTCATAATACAAAAATCATAAGGAATAGATCTTTGTGAAGATATTTTGCTATCAAATATTATGATTATAGCTTCTTATAAATTAAGTTAAGCAGCAAAAGCGTATTTTTTTTCGCCATTTAGTTTTTTGTAATAAATTTTTACGTGCATACTATTACAACTACACGATATGCTTACTTTTATTAAATCATGATGTCAATTTCCATATAACAACCCCTTAATTTAATTGATTTGGCAATATATTAAATTTTTTTCTATTATTAAAATCTTTATATATAAAATTTATCTAAAATTATATTGATTAAAAGCATCTATTCTTATAAGTAAAAATACTAGTATAGTAAAAGATAAAAAAGAAGATCCTCCATAACTAAAAAAAGGTAATACAATTCCAATTGTAGGAAACAAACCCATTACCATTCCTAAATTAATACAAAAATGAACAAAAATAATATTTCCAACTGAATAACCCAAAATTCTACCAAAATGATTTTTTTGCCTTTCAGATAAAAAATATATTCTTCCAATAAATAATAAATAAATAATTATTAAAATTGTACTTCCAATAAATCCCCATTCTTCTCCTACTGTACAAAAAATATAATCAGTATGCTGTTCTGGTACAAATTTTCCTTTTGTTATTGTTCCTTTATTAAATCCTTTTCCAAATAAATTCCCAGATCCAATAGCAGTTTTTGAAAATAATAAATTATATCCTATGTTATCTCTATATTTTTTATCAAATTCATTTTGAAATAGAATATTCACTCTGTCTTTATGATGTGGTTTTAATAATTTTTGAAAAATAAATGGAGAACAAATAGAAAACAAAGAAAATAATAAAAATAAAACAATATATCTATATTGTCTTTTATTTATTAAAAAAAAAACAAAAAAAATAATAAATAAAAATGGAATAATAATGTAGTATGGAATACTTAAAGAAAATAAAAATAATAATATAGAAAATATACAATAAAGTATAAAAGAAATAGGCAAACCTTCTCTATATAAAGTTAAAAAAAAAGAAGAAAAAATTATTGAAGATCCAGGATCAGGTTGTATAAATATTAATATGGATGGTACAATCAATATAATTAAAATTAAAAAAAATATTTTTTTATCGTTTATATTATTCTTATTTAACAAATAAGCAATAATTAAAGAAGTTGATATTTTTGATAATTCGGATGGTTGAAAATTAATAGTTCCTATTACATACCATGATTTTGATCCATTTATATCTTTTCCAAAAAAAAATACACCTATCAAAAGCGATAATGTAATTATAAAAAAAAATGGAGAAAAATTTATATAATGAATTGGTTTAAATATAAAAATTATAAATATTGATATAAAACTAAAAATAATCCAAATTAATTGTTTTTCAGCTTTATCATAAGATACCGAATATAGATTTATATAACCGAAAATAGTTATAAAAATATAAATAATTATAATTTTCCAATCAATTCTATTAATAAAAGTTTTATTTCTTTTTATTATTGATCTTTCCTTCATGATAATTTTTCAATTTTTTTATTCTAGAAATATAATCGTATGTTTTTTTTAAATTTGATTTCATTATTCTTTTCTCAAGATTTTTTCTATAAATATTATCAATACTACGGTTAATATATTTTTCAGCAATAAGACTAGCAATAGGTCCAGCTAAATTAGATCCAAACCCTCCATTTTCTATGATTACAGACACAGAAATTTTAGGATTCTTTATAGGTGCAAATAATATGAATATAGAATGATCTGGTAAAGATCTCATTTTTCGATTAATTTGAATAAAATTTTGAGAAGTCCCTGTTTTTCCTGCCATCCTGATATTATGACATTTAAAAGACTTTCCAGTACCTATCATGAATACTTTTTCCATTCCATTAATGACAGTATTAAAATATTTTTTATTTTTTATTTTAGTCCTAATTTTTTTTTCTTTTAATATTAATTGTTTATTGTTTATCTTTTTTATAAGATGTGGAGAATAAAAATGACCTTTATTAGCTATAATACTAGCTAAGTTAGCTAACTGGATTGGAGTAACATTAATTTCTCCCTGTCCAATACTATTTGATATAATAGTAATAGCATTCCATTTATTTTTACCATATTTTTTATCATAATAATCCCCAGAAGGAATTAATTTTTTCTTTTTATACTTATATGATATTAAATCATATGGAAAATTATAATCAAATCCAAAACTTTTTACAATTTCACTCCATTCGTTAACTCCTTTTCTTAAATTTTTTGGGTATTTCTCTACAATACGTTTATAAACTTGTGCAAAAAAATTATTACAAGAAATTGCAATAGCTTTTTTTACATTTATTGGAAATCGATGACTTGATCCGGATCGACATCTAATTCTTTTTTTACCATATTTAAATCCATTATGACATGTAAAATTAGTTTTTTCGTTAATTACCCCCATATGTAATCCAGCTAATTCTATTAATAATTTAAATGTAGATGCTGGAGAATAACGAGCTTGTATAGATCTGTCAAAAAGAGGATGATTTGGATCATTCATCAATCTTTTAAATTCCTTATTACGATTTTTACCTACTAATAAATTAGGATTACTTATCGGACTAGAAACTAAAGATAATATTTCTCC from Blattabacterium cuenoti includes the following:
- the mrdA gene encoding penicillin-binding protein 2; amino-acid sequence: MKKLFSFYLLLGTIGFILISRLFYIQIYTNKYILNALNTSIKKEIIIPDRGFIFDRNHKLLVFNKSIYELIIVPILMEEKNFNIKEFCDTVGIQKSKFFENLEKSKSYSKYLPSVFIPFIPKEKFASIQEKLYKFKGFDWVKRSVRDYNVKSSTNILGYIGEVTENDIKNESKYYQLGDFIGWAGVEKSCEKFLRGKKGFNYWLRDRNGTIIDSYNNKKNNIKAVSGNDVTLTIDWDLQKYAEDLMVNKKGGIVAIDPRNGEILSLVSSPISNPNLLVGKNRNKEFKRLMNDPNHPLFDRSIQARYSPASTFKLLIELAGLHMGVINEKTNFTCHNGFKYGKKRIRCRSGSSHRFPINVKKAIAISCNNFFAQVYKRIVEKYPKNLRKGVNEWSEIVKSFGFDYNFPYDLISYKYKKKKLIPSGDYYDKKYGKNKWNAITIISNSIGQGEINVTPIQLANLASIIANKGHFYSPHLIKKINNKQLILKEKKIRTKIKNKKYFNTVINGMEKVFMIGTGKSFKCHNIRMAGKTGTSQNFIQINRKMRSLPDHSIFILFAPIKNPKISVSVIIENGGFGSNLAGPIASLIAEKYINRSIDNIYRKNLEKRIMKSNLKKTYDYISRIKKLKNYHEGKINNKKK
- the rodA gene encoding rod shape-determining protein RodA → MKERSIIKRNKTFINRIDWKIIIIYIFITIFGYINLYSVSYDKAEKQLIWIIFSFISIFIIFIFKPIHYINFSPFFFIITLSLLIGVFFFGKDINGSKSWYVIGTINFQPSELSKISTSLIIAYLLNKNNINDKKIFFLILIILIVPSILIFIQPDPGSSIIFSSFFLTLYREGLPISFILYCIFSILLFLFSLSIPYYIIIPFLFIIFFVFFLINKRQYRYIVLFLLFSLFSICSPFIFQKLLKPHHKDRVNILFQNEFDKKYRDNIGYNLLFSKTAIGSGNLFGKGFNKGTITKGKFVPEQHTDYIFCTVGEEWGFIGSTILIIIYLLFIGRIYFLSERQKNHFGRILGYSVGNIIFVHFCINLGMVMGLFPTIGIVLPFFSYGGSSFLSFTILVFLLIRIDAFNQYNFR